A window of the Pelagicoccus enzymogenes genome harbors these coding sequences:
- a CDS encoding DUF3307 domain-containing protein — protein sequence MPSFDLALFVPLLAAHLISDFALQTNSMVRSKDRPLPFLLHILITGACAYLLLGDFSEWRIPLLVVATHGLIDLVKIRLTGRLIDDLPAFIADQSAHLAVIFAISAIDWSRIGLFEPWWLEQNPVSYLQTLAVLSGLIANTLAAGHFIAKALPRMLSTDPQQLHQDSGLNGAGRYIGHLERILLLIFVYSGQLSAAGLLIAAKSVLRFQKANESRRETEYILVGTLLSFTVGIVLAFATKQLMQ from the coding sequence ATGCCCTCCTTCGACCTCGCCCTCTTCGTCCCCCTGCTCGCCGCCCACCTGATCTCCGACTTCGCCCTGCAGACCAACTCCATGGTCCGCAGCAAAGACCGCCCGCTCCCTTTTCTGCTCCACATTCTCATCACCGGCGCCTGTGCCTACCTGCTGCTCGGCGACTTCTCCGAATGGCGCATTCCACTGCTCGTGGTCGCCACCCACGGACTTATCGACCTCGTAAAGATACGTCTCACCGGTCGACTCATCGACGACTTGCCAGCCTTCATCGCCGACCAAAGCGCCCACCTCGCCGTCATCTTCGCCATCAGCGCCATCGACTGGTCCCGCATCGGACTCTTCGAACCTTGGTGGCTGGAGCAAAACCCGGTCTCCTACCTGCAAACGCTGGCCGTCCTTTCCGGACTTATCGCCAATACGCTCGCAGCCGGACACTTCATCGCCAAAGCCCTGCCAAGAATGCTCTCAACCGATCCGCAGCAACTCCACCAGGACAGCGGGCTCAACGGAGCAGGTCGCTACATTGGCCACCTTGAGCGCATCCTCCTCCTTATCTTCGTCTACAGCGGCCAACTCTCAGCCGCGGGACTGCTCATCGCAGCGAAATCCGTTCTCCGCTTCCAAAAGGCCAACGAAAGCCGCCGCGAAACCGAATACATCCTCGTTGGCACCCTGCTCAGCTTTACCGTCGGAATCGTGCTCGCCTTCGCCACCAAGCAACTGATGCAGTGA
- a CDS encoding NAD(P)-dependent oxidoreductase, whose translation MQKIAFIGTGVMGASMAGHLLDKGYPVSVYNRTRSKADGLVEAGAVWKDSPYEAAEEADVVVTILGYPSDVESVYLGERGILSALRPGGLAIDMTTSSPSLARSIEEVASRRGIGVLDAPVSGGDLGAREARLSIMVGGARVDFERALPLLEAMGKNIVYQGEAGAGQHTKMCNQIAIAGGMVAIGESLAYAQKAGLDAETVLQSIAAGAAGSWSMSNLVPRALKGDYAPGFYVKHFVKDMKIALESAEEMQLELPGLAMAKRLYEQLVASGSGDEGTQALFRLFLER comes from the coding sequence ATGCAAAAGATCGCGTTTATCGGTACGGGAGTGATGGGAGCGAGCATGGCTGGGCATTTGCTCGATAAAGGGTATCCAGTTAGTGTATACAACCGAACACGCTCCAAGGCGGATGGGCTGGTGGAAGCGGGGGCCGTTTGGAAGGATTCTCCCTACGAGGCGGCTGAGGAGGCGGACGTGGTAGTTACGATCCTTGGTTATCCGAGCGATGTGGAATCGGTTTACCTTGGCGAGCGTGGTATCCTATCTGCATTGCGTCCAGGAGGGCTGGCGATTGACATGACAACCTCAAGTCCCTCGCTTGCCCGAAGCATTGAAGAAGTGGCATCGCGTCGTGGTATTGGCGTTTTGGATGCGCCGGTGTCGGGCGGAGATTTAGGAGCTCGCGAAGCGCGTCTGTCTATCATGGTGGGCGGCGCTCGCGTCGATTTCGAGCGGGCTTTGCCGCTGTTGGAGGCGATGGGCAAGAATATCGTTTACCAAGGCGAGGCAGGCGCGGGGCAGCATACGAAGATGTGCAACCAGATTGCGATCGCGGGTGGAATGGTGGCTATCGGCGAGTCGCTGGCCTATGCCCAGAAGGCCGGGCTCGACGCGGAAACGGTTTTGCAAAGCATCGCGGCGGGCGCGGCGGGCAGTTGGAGCATGAGCAATCTCGTTCCGCGCGCACTGAAGGGCGACTATGCCCCCGGGTTTTACGTGAAGCATTTCGTCAAGGACATGAAAATCGCTCTCGAGTCGGCGGAAGAGATGCAGCTCGAATTGCCGGGCTTGGCGATGGCGAAGCGCTTGTACGAGCAGTTGGTCGCGTCTGGCTCGGGAGATGAGGGCACCCAGGCGTTGTTCCGCTTGTTTCTGGAACGCTAG
- the fbaA gene encoding class II fructose-bisphosphate aldolase, which yields MPVATPKQYEAMLDAAQKGGYAYPAVNITSLTTINAALKAFADSKTDGIIQVSTGGGQFASGLNVADAAFGAIVLAEATHLLAEKYDVLVALHTDHCHPEKVDSFLKPLLEASRKRVAEGKGPLFQSHMFDGSVVPLDENLKISKELLKECADLGIILEVEAGCVGGEEDGHDTSGLPAEKLYTTPEDMLEVYEALQPIGRFLFAATFGNVHGAYKPGSVKLKPTILRDGQKAVMDKHGAGAEMDLVFHGGSGSELSDIRETLDYGVVKMNIDTDTQYAFTRPVVTHICQNIEGVLKIDGEVGNKKTYDPRGYLKKAEASMAKRLQEAAADLLSEGKTIFGTV from the coding sequence ATGCCAGTCGCAACACCTAAACAGTACGAAGCGATGTTGGATGCCGCCCAAAAGGGAGGCTACGCATACCCAGCCGTTAATATCACGTCCCTTACGACGATCAACGCAGCCCTCAAGGCTTTCGCTGACTCGAAGACAGACGGTATCATCCAGGTCTCTACCGGCGGCGGTCAGTTCGCATCCGGGCTCAACGTAGCGGATGCAGCCTTCGGCGCGATCGTTTTGGCGGAAGCAACGCACTTGCTCGCTGAAAAGTACGACGTACTCGTAGCTCTCCACACGGACCACTGTCACCCAGAGAAGGTTGACAGCTTCCTCAAGCCGCTTCTCGAGGCATCCCGCAAGCGCGTTGCGGAAGGCAAGGGACCATTGTTCCAATCCCACATGTTCGACGGTTCCGTTGTTCCTCTCGACGAAAACCTCAAGATTTCCAAGGAGCTCCTCAAGGAGTGCGCCGATCTGGGCATCATCCTCGAAGTGGAAGCAGGTTGCGTTGGTGGCGAAGAAGACGGTCACGACACTTCCGGCCTCCCAGCTGAAAAGCTTTACACGACTCCGGAGGACATGCTCGAAGTTTACGAAGCCCTGCAGCCAATCGGCCGCTTCCTCTTCGCTGCGACTTTCGGTAACGTGCACGGCGCTTACAAGCCAGGCTCCGTCAAGCTCAAGCCAACCATCCTCCGCGACGGTCAGAAGGCGGTCATGGACAAGCACGGCGCGGGCGCCGAGATGGATCTCGTCTTCCACGGCGGTTCCGGTTCCGAGCTTTCCGACATCCGCGAGACGCTCGACTACGGTGTGGTCAAGATGAACATCGACACTGACACTCAGTACGCGTTCACCCGTCCAGTCGTCACTCACATCTGCCAGAACATCGAAGGCGTGCTCAAGATCGACGGCGAAGTGGGCAACAAGAAGACCTACGACCCGCGCGGTTACCTCAAGAAGGCAGAAGCCAGCATGGCGAAGCGTTTGCAGGAAGCAGCGGCTGACCTTCTTTCCGAAGGCAAGACCATCTTCGGCACCGTCTAA
- a CDS encoding BLUF domain-containing protein yields MSTCRLIYRSTAREETLTNDALARLQYTSISNNNSLGITGILVLSGDQFLQVLEGDSERVNELYHKIAQDPRHHKVRLISFESINERYFSDWGMRLIDLYDLPMQPRKFLMQKYQSVEDTICIPTQLNLVYALLLDAKLFCLSEPWDNSPVDV; encoded by the coding sequence ATGTCCACCTGCCGCCTCATTTACCGAAGCACCGCCCGAGAAGAAACGCTCACCAACGACGCCCTCGCCCGGCTCCAGTACACCAGCATCTCCAACAACAACAGCCTCGGGATCACTGGCATACTCGTGCTCTCGGGCGACCAGTTTCTTCAGGTCCTCGAGGGCGATAGCGAACGCGTCAACGAACTCTACCACAAGATCGCCCAAGACCCGCGCCACCACAAGGTGCGCCTCATTTCCTTCGAGAGCATCAACGAACGCTACTTCAGCGACTGGGGCATGCGGCTGATCGACCTCTACGACCTCCCCATGCAGCCCCGAAAGTTTCTCATGCAAAAGTACCAAAGCGTGGAGGACACCATCTGCATCCCGACCCAGCTCAACCTCGTCTACGCCCTCCTGCTCGACGCTAAACTGTTCTGCCTCTCGGAGCCTTGGGACAATTCTCCGGTCGACGTCTGA
- a CDS encoding glycoside hydrolase family 2 protein, with the protein MPQNRYNLDWKVGYTSDPSIRPEKMVSASVPGAVQLDWARAEGWPHFWQDGDFGRYAWMEKVYWVYEAALPRLEGLEGERLFFVSGGIDYRFLVRVGERTLFAQEGMFSPVEIDLTEIAQPGEKIEVVIFPIPDSGLGEGRVEASSSVKPAVSYGWDFHPRLVPSGIWRLTYLELRKPTHIRELYFDYVVEEDLALVKLDLSIELSQASVGVFEWSLVGPDGEVVDGEAINLQGQSLVDGFCEVHEPELWWPRGYGEQSLYRLSVSLHDDEGLMLDSRSEAIGFRTSKLVMNEGAWDETPEMPKTRSVAPMALEVNGRRIFVKGSNWVAPDVFPGVAGEDAYRPLLEKAASCHFNLLRCWGGAAIGKPSFFELCDRLGLMVWQDFPLACNKYAESPEFLDTLGQEATAIVKQLKPHPSVMIWCGGNELYNSWSGMTDQSKAIRLLNKVCLELDPDTPFLPTSPIMGAGHGGYLFRDSRGKECYEVFQNARNSAYVEFGIPAPASAEKLRNLIPESDLFPPKPGGVWELRHGFRAWEMDKESWLCMPTVEHYFGRPESIEELVEWGQLLQAEGLKGIYEEARRQKPYCSMAINWCFNEPWPAAANNSLVSWPCEAKPALRAVRQSCRPTLASARVKRFSWKAGELFEAELWMLHDGPNAVKGDRVEAYLRFGDDESFVLGWYFDALEDGENRVGPVLRFVVPEMHEQTFKLILRVEGRPDWNSEYDFCYRQD; encoded by the coding sequence ATGCCCCAAAATCGCTACAACCTAGATTGGAAAGTCGGATACACTTCCGATCCGAGCATCCGCCCGGAGAAAATGGTTTCGGCCTCGGTGCCGGGAGCGGTGCAGTTGGATTGGGCGAGGGCGGAGGGTTGGCCGCATTTTTGGCAGGACGGCGACTTCGGGCGCTATGCTTGGATGGAGAAGGTTTATTGGGTGTACGAGGCCGCCTTGCCTCGCCTGGAGGGCTTAGAAGGAGAGCGTCTGTTTTTCGTCTCAGGAGGGATCGACTATCGCTTCCTCGTTCGCGTGGGGGAGCGTACCCTGTTTGCTCAGGAGGGGATGTTCAGTCCGGTTGAAATAGACCTCACGGAGATCGCCCAGCCCGGAGAAAAGATTGAAGTAGTTATATTTCCGATACCGGACTCCGGCTTAGGAGAGGGGCGAGTGGAAGCGAGTAGTTCCGTCAAGCCGGCTGTGAGCTATGGTTGGGACTTCCACCCGCGCTTGGTTCCTTCCGGGATTTGGCGTTTGACTTACCTAGAGTTGAGGAAGCCGACTCACATTCGCGAGCTGTATTTCGATTACGTGGTGGAGGAGGACCTTGCCTTGGTGAAGCTGGATCTCTCTATCGAGCTGAGCCAAGCGTCCGTGGGCGTCTTCGAGTGGAGCTTGGTCGGTCCGGACGGGGAAGTCGTCGATGGAGAAGCCATTAACTTGCAAGGCCAGTCCTTGGTCGACGGGTTTTGCGAAGTGCATGAGCCGGAGTTGTGGTGGCCTCGTGGATACGGGGAACAGTCGCTTTATCGATTGTCGGTCTCCTTGCATGACGATGAGGGGCTCATGCTCGACTCTCGATCCGAAGCCATTGGCTTTCGTACTTCCAAGCTGGTGATGAACGAAGGGGCATGGGACGAGACGCCGGAAATGCCAAAGACCCGCAGCGTTGCTCCTATGGCCTTGGAGGTGAATGGACGTCGCATTTTCGTCAAGGGATCGAACTGGGTGGCTCCCGATGTGTTTCCGGGGGTCGCGGGTGAGGACGCCTACCGGCCCTTGTTGGAAAAGGCGGCTAGCTGCCATTTCAACCTGCTGCGCTGTTGGGGCGGAGCGGCGATCGGAAAGCCTTCGTTTTTCGAGCTTTGCGATCGATTGGGACTAATGGTTTGGCAGGACTTTCCTTTAGCCTGCAACAAGTATGCTGAGAGTCCCGAGTTTTTGGATACGCTAGGGCAGGAGGCGACCGCGATCGTCAAGCAGTTGAAGCCGCATCCTTCCGTTATGATATGGTGCGGCGGCAACGAATTGTATAATTCTTGGTCTGGCATGACCGACCAATCGAAGGCCATTCGGCTGCTGAACAAGGTTTGCTTGGAGTTGGATCCGGACACGCCGTTTCTTCCGACCTCGCCGATTATGGGAGCGGGGCACGGCGGGTACTTGTTCAGGGATTCGCGGGGGAAGGAGTGCTACGAGGTTTTTCAGAACGCTCGGAATTCGGCCTATGTGGAGTTTGGGATCCCAGCTCCCGCGTCCGCGGAAAAACTGCGCAACTTGATTCCGGAGAGCGACCTTTTCCCGCCGAAGCCGGGGGGCGTTTGGGAGTTGCGTCATGGCTTTCGGGCTTGGGAGATGGATAAGGAATCATGGCTCTGCATGCCGACGGTGGAGCACTATTTCGGGCGTCCCGAGTCGATCGAGGAGCTGGTGGAATGGGGACAGCTTTTGCAGGCCGAGGGCTTGAAGGGCATTTACGAGGAAGCTCGTCGGCAGAAGCCTTATTGTTCGATGGCGATCAATTGGTGCTTCAACGAGCCGTGGCCGGCGGCGGCGAACAACAGCTTGGTCTCCTGGCCTTGCGAAGCCAAGCCGGCGCTGCGTGCGGTGCGACAGAGCTGTCGTCCTACATTGGCCTCGGCGCGAGTGAAGCGCTTTTCTTGGAAGGCAGGCGAATTGTTCGAAGCGGAGCTCTGGATGCTGCACGACGGGCCGAATGCAGTGAAGGGGGATCGGGTCGAAGCGTATCTAAGGTTTGGAGACGACGAGAGTTTCGTGCTTGGCTGGTATTTCGACGCCCTCGAAGATGGAGAAAATCGAGTGGGGCCGGTGCTCCGGTTTGTGGTTCCGGAAATGCATGAGCAGACCTTCAAGCTGATCCTGAGGGTGGAGGGGCGCCCGGATTGGAATTCCGAATACGACTTCTGCTACCGGCAGGATTGA
- a CDS encoding Pycsar system effector family protein, protein MSQTDPSHPKFQSIARASILASIENKHTQYVSMADRRAQGLLTMAAVLAPVAISRINDAAFFPSVAVFLVGAATTIIAATLCLFPKRFRRIQPNDRFPLHFSYISRQKRDDYLAQMSDIIDDTTQLSKEVAKDLYHLSHDVLIPKFRWLRIAYASFVGSLCLSLILLVYNVLRTSN, encoded by the coding sequence ATGAGCCAAACCGATCCCTCCCATCCCAAGTTCCAGTCCATAGCGAGGGCGTCCATCCTCGCCAGTATCGAAAATAAACATACCCAGTACGTTTCCATGGCGGATCGACGGGCCCAAGGGCTCCTTACCATGGCAGCCGTGCTCGCGCCTGTCGCCATCTCCCGCATCAACGACGCAGCGTTTTTCCCTTCGGTCGCCGTTTTCCTCGTCGGAGCGGCCACCACGATCATCGCCGCCACCCTCTGCCTTTTCCCCAAACGATTCCGCCGTATCCAGCCCAACGACCGCTTTCCCCTACACTTCTCGTACATCAGCCGCCAAAAGAGGGACGACTACCTCGCCCAGATGAGCGACATCATCGACGATACGACACAACTATCCAAGGAAGTCGCCAAAGACCTCTACCACCTCAGCCACGACGTGCTGATTCCCAAATTTCGATGGCTCAGAATTGCCTACGCCTCCTTTGTCGGTAGCTTGTGCCTGTCCCTCATCCTCTTGGTCTACAACGTCCTTCGAACCTCCAACTAA
- a CDS encoding FMN-binding glutamate synthase family protein encodes MSTKLAINLHKLARFTNTIIPIAALMLFLAGWQISFYFHFLTVPLLGLTLVNLYYLFVQRNHSLLRNFGILGQGRYMLESLGPELRQYLYSSDTEERPFNRTERAEVYRKANNIDSASSFGSQNDFDAREIKLRHSLFPISKEGLLPYRLTFGEERGIQNTYTLTVPFIVSGMSYGALGQRAVRSLARGIAQTGGLMNTGEGGYPKYHLMENCDLAFQIGTAKFGVRHEDGTLHEQKLAELSALEQIKLIELKLSQGAKPGKGGMLPKEKITAEISELRGVPMGKDVVSPTHHPECEDYHSAVAFIRRIQDVSQLPVGIKLCIGDPHQFAELVAEMKRQDSFPDWITIDGAEGGTGAAPKAFIDRVGMPLFPALKSAQDILVTAGVRQRLKLVASGKLINPGSQIIAFCLGADAIATARGFMLSIGCIQAMQCGSNTCPVGITTHNPRLERGIDIADKALRVANYIHSLEHDLEELLCATGVRCVRELSFDNLYVPIESSLYPFARHP; translated from the coding sequence ATGTCCACCAAGCTTGCCATCAACCTCCACAAGCTCGCCCGCTTCACCAACACCATCATCCCCATCGCCGCCCTTATGCTCTTCCTCGCGGGCTGGCAAATCTCCTTCTACTTCCATTTCCTGACGGTTCCGCTGCTCGGATTGACCCTCGTCAACCTCTACTACCTCTTCGTCCAGCGAAACCACTCCTTGCTGCGAAACTTCGGCATACTCGGCCAAGGCCGCTACATGCTGGAAAGCCTGGGGCCGGAGCTGCGCCAGTACCTCTATTCGAGCGACACCGAGGAACGCCCCTTCAACCGCACCGAACGAGCCGAGGTCTACCGCAAGGCCAACAACATCGACTCCGCATCTTCCTTCGGTTCGCAAAACGACTTCGACGCAAGGGAGATCAAGCTGCGCCATTCGCTCTTTCCCATCTCCAAGGAAGGCTTGCTCCCCTATCGACTGACCTTCGGCGAAGAGAGGGGTATCCAAAACACCTATACGCTCACCGTTCCTTTCATCGTTAGCGGCATGAGCTACGGAGCGCTGGGCCAACGCGCGGTACGCTCCCTCGCTCGCGGCATCGCCCAAACGGGCGGCCTCATGAATACCGGCGAAGGCGGCTACCCAAAGTACCACCTCATGGAAAACTGCGATCTCGCCTTCCAGATCGGCACCGCCAAGTTCGGGGTAAGGCACGAGGACGGAACCCTCCACGAGCAAAAGCTCGCTGAGCTCTCCGCTCTCGAACAGATCAAGCTTATCGAGCTGAAGCTCAGCCAGGGGGCCAAACCTGGAAAAGGGGGAATGCTGCCGAAGGAGAAGATCACCGCAGAGATATCCGAACTGCGCGGAGTCCCCATGGGCAAAGACGTCGTTTCCCCCACCCATCACCCCGAATGCGAGGACTACCACAGCGCCGTCGCCTTCATTCGGCGCATACAAGACGTTTCGCAGCTGCCCGTCGGCATCAAGCTCTGCATCGGCGATCCCCACCAATTCGCCGAGCTCGTAGCTGAAATGAAACGCCAAGACAGCTTCCCCGACTGGATCACCATCGACGGCGCCGAGGGCGGCACCGGCGCCGCCCCCAAGGCCTTCATCGACCGCGTCGGCATGCCCCTCTTCCCCGCCCTCAAGTCTGCCCAGGACATCCTCGTAACCGCAGGCGTTAGGCAACGCCTCAAGCTCGTCGCCTCCGGCAAACTCATCAATCCAGGTTCTCAGATCATAGCCTTCTGCCTAGGAGCCGACGCCATCGCCACCGCCCGCGGCTTCATGTTGTCCATCGGCTGCATCCAAGCCATGCAATGCGGGAGCAACACCTGCCCCGTCGGCATCACCACCCACAATCCGCGCCTGGAGCGCGGAATAGATATCGCCGACAAAGCTCTAAGAGTTGCCAACTATATACACAGCTTGGAACACGACCTCGAGGAACTGCTCTGCGCCACCGGAGTTCGCTGCGTTCGCGAGCTCTCATTCGACAATCTCTACGTTCCCATCGAATCCAGCCTCTACCCGTTCGCCCGCCACCCATAA
- a CDS encoding DoxX family protein, with protein MTSPKLKLTSWAAQIVAAVIMGQTLYFKFTAHPDSVQLFSELGMEPQGRLIIGALELVACILLLIPSSIVYGALLGSCLMAGAIIGHMTELGWEGPRLQLGALAIVVLVCCISTLLIRHRELPLLKAIQTEKPTKRPRPKK; from the coding sequence ATGACCTCTCCAAAGCTCAAATTGACCTCCTGGGCCGCCCAAATCGTCGCCGCCGTGATTATGGGACAAACGCTTTACTTCAAGTTCACCGCCCATCCCGACTCCGTCCAGCTCTTCAGCGAACTCGGCATGGAGCCTCAAGGGCGCCTGATCATCGGAGCCCTCGAACTGGTCGCCTGCATCCTGCTTCTCATTCCCTCGAGCATCGTCTACGGAGCCTTGCTTGGCTCCTGCCTGATGGCCGGCGCCATCATCGGGCACATGACCGAGCTCGGCTGGGAAGGTCCCCGACTCCAACTCGGGGCGCTCGCCATCGTCGTGCTGGTTTGCTGCATCTCCACCCTGCTTATCCGCCACCGCGAGCTCCCGCTTCTCAAGGCCATCCAAACCGAGAAGCCCACCAAGCGTCCTCGCCCGAAGAAGTAG
- a CDS encoding helix-turn-helix domain-containing protein → MITSQPNRLDPSTIDREELDKVFAAFSQPGHVAFVDKEGNRTEIPEPIYHHLMRIARMMQQGQAIVMLPENETFTTKAAANYLGMSRQFLVNLLENGDLPFHKVGSHRRVTFKDLLAYEKERDSKRRGRLDALSEKIDEAGLYDASYRGDQ, encoded by the coding sequence ATGATAACTTCACAACCAAACAGACTCGACCCTTCCACAATTGATCGGGAAGAGCTCGACAAGGTCTTCGCAGCGTTCTCCCAGCCAGGGCATGTTGCGTTCGTAGACAAAGAGGGAAACAGGACTGAAATCCCCGAACCAATCTACCATCACCTCATGCGAATCGCTCGCATGATGCAACAAGGACAAGCAATCGTGATGCTTCCAGAGAATGAGACCTTCACAACAAAAGCGGCTGCGAACTACCTTGGAATGTCTCGCCAGTTTCTCGTGAACCTGCTCGAAAATGGAGACCTCCCGTTCCACAAAGTTGGCTCCCATCGACGAGTTACCTTTAAAGACCTACTCGCCTATGAAAAGGAGCGAGATTCCAAACGACGTGGTAGGCTCGATGCTCTATCCGAAAAAATCGACGAAGCAGGCCTATACGACGCAAGCTACCGAGGCGACCAATGA
- a CDS encoding PIN domain-containing protein — protein sequence MKADFKVTIDACVLANYAVCDLLLRLAERPRQYLPVWSDKILDEVYRTQIKKLNWPKHLAEHFRSEVTGTFPEASISDFEHIIPSLNNHEKDRHVLAAAIHSDSSLILTFNLRDFPKDALEPWKVEVSHPQDYLIVLHEMEPVQMASRIAAIAAQRKMDQLDLLLLLGKSLPNFASRLIDDLGLG from the coding sequence ATGAAAGCAGATTTCAAGGTCACAATCGATGCCTGCGTGTTGGCGAACTACGCCGTTTGCGACCTGCTGCTTCGCCTCGCAGAAAGGCCGAGACAGTACCTGCCTGTATGGTCGGACAAAATCCTCGATGAAGTCTACCGCACCCAGATCAAAAAGCTGAATTGGCCAAAGCACTTGGCCGAACATTTTAGATCTGAGGTCACCGGTACCTTTCCAGAGGCATCTATATCCGATTTCGAACATATCATCCCTTCATTGAACAACCACGAAAAGGATCGGCATGTCCTTGCAGCTGCGATTCATTCAGACAGCTCGCTTATTCTGACGTTCAACCTCAGAGACTTCCCCAAAGACGCCTTGGAACCATGGAAGGTTGAAGTGTCTCATCCCCAGGATTACCTCATTGTACTTCACGAGATGGAACCTGTCCAAATGGCGAGCAGAATAGCAGCCATCGCAGCTCAGAGGAAAATGGATCAACTCGATCTCCTTCTGTTGCTCGGGAAGTCACTGCCCAACTTCGCCAGTCGCTTGATCGACGACCTAGGATTAGGCTAG
- the pyrH gene encoding UMP kinase yields MSSASNSAEKPKYKRVVLKLSGEVLRCSETGDPIAWNTLRKICQQIKDIRELGVQVCIVIGGGNIFRGLSGSTDQGVDRTTGDYMGMLSTVINGLAFMECLEKMGVQTRVQTSIPMNQVAEPFILRRAIRHLEKGRVVIFVAGTGNPYFSTDTTAALRASEIEAEVIMKATKVDGIYDKDPMKHDDAVRYDSLSYIDALQQRLNILDSTAFSLCMDNEVPILVFSLNDSDSIRRAIIGENVGTLVS; encoded by the coding sequence ATGTCATCAGCGTCTAATTCGGCCGAAAAACCTAAATACAAACGCGTCGTCCTCAAACTAAGTGGAGAGGTCTTACGCTGTTCCGAGACGGGAGATCCCATCGCATGGAACACACTACGCAAAATCTGCCAGCAGATTAAGGACATACGGGAGCTTGGGGTCCAAGTTTGTATCGTGATCGGGGGAGGCAATATCTTCCGCGGCTTGTCCGGCTCGACCGATCAAGGCGTAGACCGAACCACCGGCGACTACATGGGGATGCTCTCCACCGTCATCAACGGTCTCGCGTTCATGGAATGCCTCGAGAAGATGGGTGTGCAAACCCGAGTGCAAACCTCGATCCCCATGAACCAGGTCGCAGAGCCCTTCATCCTTCGCCGCGCAATCCGGCACTTAGAGAAAGGACGCGTCGTGATCTTCGTCGCGGGAACCGGCAACCCATACTTCTCCACCGATACCACAGCCGCCCTGCGAGCCAGCGAAATCGAGGCCGAGGTGATAATGAAAGCCACCAAGGTCGACGGCATCTACGACAAGGATCCGATGAAGCACGACGACGCCGTTCGCTACGACTCCCTTTCCTACATAGACGCGCTCCAGCAACGCCTCAACATTCTCGACTCCACCGCATTCTCGCTTTGCATGGACAACGAGGTCCCCATCCTGGTTTTCAGCTTAAACGACTCCGACTCGATCCGTCGCGCCATCATCGGCGAAAACGTCGGCACTCTAGTTTCCTAA
- the frr gene encoding ribosome recycling factor produces the protein MDEETVFLTMDEKAEKAVEHTANEFAAVNTGKANPGMVEGIQVEAYGSQMALKEMAAITTPDARTIAVQPWDKSTLKAIEKAILASNIGITPAIMGDVIRLPLPELTGDRRQELVKLVSKQAEDGRVAVRNARRDAMDALKKLQKAGEITEDELKTDEKEIQETTDNSIKKINDLLAAKEKELTTV, from the coding sequence ATGGACGAAGAAACAGTATTCCTGACAATGGACGAAAAGGCCGAAAAGGCCGTCGAACATACCGCAAACGAATTCGCTGCCGTTAATACCGGCAAAGCAAACCCCGGCATGGTCGAGGGAATTCAGGTCGAAGCCTACGGCAGCCAAATGGCCCTCAAGGAAATGGCCGCCATCACTACTCCCGACGCTCGTACCATCGCGGTGCAACCATGGGACAAGTCGACCCTCAAGGCCATCGAGAAAGCGATCCTCGCGTCCAACATCGGCATCACGCCCGCAATAATGGGCGACGTTATCCGTCTCCCCCTCCCCGAGCTCACCGGCGACCGCCGTCAAGAGCTTGTGAAGCTGGTGAGCAAGCAAGCAGAAGACGGACGCGTTGCGGTTCGCAACGCTCGCCGCGACGCCATGGACGCCCTCAAGAAACTCCAGAAAGCGGGCGAAATCACCGAGGACGAGCTCAAGACTGACGAGAAGGAAATCCAAGAGACCACCGACAACTCGATCAAGAAGATCAACGACCTCCTCGCCGCCAAGGAAAAGGAACTTACCACCGTTTAA